One Deltaproteobacteria bacterium genomic window, GAGGTCGTCGCGGCGGGCAACGTGCGCATCGACAACGCCACGCGCTGGGCGACCGGCGGCCACGCGGTGTTCGAGCAGGGCACGCGCACGCTCGTGCTGACCGAGAACCCGGTCCTGCACGACGGCGCGAACGAGGTGTCGGGCGACCGGGTCACGGTGTACCTGGACGAGAACCGGAGCGTGGTCGAGAGCGGGCGGCGGCGGGTCAAGGCGACGGTGTTCCCGAACCAGGGCGGCGACCTCGCCGGCCCGAACGCCGCGCCCCCCAAGGACGACGCCTCGGCGCTCCAGGCCGTCGCCGGCGGCGACCGGGACGGGGCGCCGTGAGCGCGGAGCACAACGGCCACGGCCACGCGCTCCTACGCGCCGAGCGCCTGACCAAGTCGTACGCGGGGCGGCGGGTGGTGAACGACGTGTCAATCGAGGTGCACGCCGGCGAGGTGGTCGGCCTCCTCGGCCCCAACGGCGCCGGCAAGACCACCACCTTCTACATGATCGTCGGCCTCACGCGGCCCGACGCCGGCGAGGTCCACCTGAACGGCGAGGACCTGACGCGCCTCCCGATGTACGAGCGCGCGCGGCGCGGCATCTCCTACCTGCCCCAGGAGCCCTCGGTCTTCCGCAAGCTCACGGTCGAGCAGAACCTGCTCGCCATCCTGGAGACTCTCGACCTGAGCCCGGCGGCGCGCGCCGAGCGCCTGCAGCAGCTCCTCGACGAGCTCGGCATCGCACGGCTGGCAAAGAACAAGGCGCTCTCCCTGTCCGGCGGCGAGCGGCGGCGCGTCGAGATCACCCGCGCGCTTGTCATCTCGCCTGCGTTCATGCTCCTCGACGAGCCTTTCGCGGGCATCGATCCGATCGCGGTGGTTGACATTCAGGGCATCGTGGACCAGTTAAAGAAGCGAGGCATTGGGGTTCTCATCACTGATCACAACGTGCGCGAAACCCTCGGGATCTGTGACCGCGCCTACATCCTGAACGACGGCGCCGTCCTCGAGGAGGGCGCGCCAGCGCGGATCGCGGCGAGCCCGCTCGCGCGCGAGATCTACCTGGGCGAGAAGTTCCGACTGTAGCATTCGCGAAGCAGCCGATGGCGCAAGACGCCCGCATCGTCCTCCAGCAGCGCCTCTCGCAGCAGCTGGTGATGACGCCGCAGCTCCGGCAGGCCATCAAGATCCTCCAGGTCTCCCGCGCCGAGCTGGAGACGCTGGTCGACCAGGAGCTGACCGAGAACCCCCTCCTCGAGGAGAACCTCGACGAGAAGCTCGACGCGGCCTCCGAGGTGCCCACCGTCGACGGACAGAACGGCGCCGAGGAGTGGCAGGCCGACGCCGACAAGCCCGAGAGCGAGGCGGCCACCAGCGTGGGCGAGATCGACTGGAAGGAGTACGCCGAGAACTACAGCAACGACATCCACGGCTCGATCGGGCACAGCGGCGGTGCCGACGAC contains:
- the lptB gene encoding LPS export ABC transporter ATP-binding protein; protein product: MSAEHNGHGHALLRAERLTKSYAGRRVVNDVSIEVHAGEVVGLLGPNGAGKTTTFYMIVGLTRPDAGEVHLNGEDLTRLPMYERARRGISYLPQEPSVFRKLTVEQNLLAILETLDLSPAARAERLQQLLDELGIARLAKNKALSLSGGERRRVEITRALVISPAFMLLDEPFAGIDPIAVVDIQGIVDQLKKRGIGVLITDHNVRETLGICDRAYILNDGAVLEEGAPARIAASPLAREIYLGEKFRL